From one Rhodamnia argentea isolate NSW1041297 chromosome 1, ASM2092103v1, whole genome shotgun sequence genomic stretch:
- the LOC115750343 gene encoding uncharacterized protein LOC115750343 gives MSSIGTSKGILEIAKFGVYVTVPIVLMYAFANNSKNIQKFMGNKSYVVYPPEGPRPPSPEELREMAREIARKRNGQ, from the exons ATGTCATCTATCGGAACTTCGAAGGGTATCTTAGAGATTGCCAAGTTCGGCGTCTATGTGACAGTCCCGATCGTTCTCATGTACGCCTTCGCCAACAACTCCAAGAATATCCAGAAATTCATGGGCAAT AAATCTTACGTGGTCTATCCACCGGAGGGACCAAGGCCGCCTTCACCTGAAGAGTTGAGGGAGATGGCGAGAGAGATTGCTCGCAAGAGAAACGGTCAATAA
- the LOC115750336 gene encoding U-box domain-containing protein 43-like, translating into MALELIPIGTILAVLTNQVIKTAQAAKDILVEKDSFKVLSKHLFDIEPVLKELQLQELNDSQAARLALESLETDVKKANSLIEKYKNRSRFYLLVRCRYIVKEVQQVTRDIGRSLAALSLANTEVLSNISDQVNRLQNEMQRVELETSHSQLQIIDKLNQGIKDQKWDQGFANDMLEEIARAVGVNVEPSAINEELESFRKEKEEAVQRKEKAEEYFLQQVIALLSRADAAINYEELRTRYLQRFQVIVGYDEREKQIPPLNAFFCPINWTIMVDPVSLCTGTTCERAAIKAWLELGERTDPGTGKVLQDTSLRSNLLLRQSIEEWRELNYCLRIRCCKSNLSSGSDELVKEALCQVQELVREDSVNKDWIFIGGLADIIISILGNSHSKDVKRKILITLKEVVKGHAKSKEQLVESKGWDYIIPCLGRDPSISKPAVALLFELLQDRSGWNVSACEKLSQQCSAILFLVTLLRGPETESAEYAKKILDKLLDVDEENISRAARSGWYNPLVDRIVQGPQSSRTSMVRSLVNMELVDANLEIIGKMGIIPPLLEMLSDRSESKELSLRALVKLSSCVANKELLSASDGVSLVIKLMFTSHERPAIIIKCCELLEKLTFDKDGIKFLVDGRGIQLELEPIITGMLAFQHSASSTHVRRPALRVILAICNSEPELVKKAVLAANGISIVLPLIDDSDSEIREVAINLLFLFSQHELQGVVEYLLRPRRLEALVGFLENEDKSDVQMAAAGLLANLPKSEVSLTTRLIELDGVEKIVKVLRSGTMEAKENALSTLFRFTDPTDVESQRIVVEQGVYPLLVNFLRVGSVTAMARAAALIGNLSSSTPRLVMATKPSFCWCFSARVPLCPAHGGKCSVASTFCLLEANALRDLVELLSIQVHATAYEAIQALSTLVREGSPNRGTSVLHEANAIKPILEILTWGTDSLKEEALGFLEKIFCSKDIVEHYGSTAKLLLIRMTGQNIHDESHIGRRAARVLSLLERYSKSSISILPGI; encoded by the exons ATGGCCTTGGAGCTCATTCCCATTGGCACAATCTTGGCCGTGCTGACTAACCAGGTCATCAAAACAGCTCAAGCTGCAAAAGACATTCTTGTCGAGAAAGATAGTTTCAAAGTCCTGTCGAAACACCTGTTTGACATAGAACCTGTTCTGAAGGAATTGCAGCTCCAAGAGTTAAACGATTCGCAAGCTGCTCGGCTAGCACTGGAATCCCTTGAAACCGATGTTAAGAAGGCTAATAGCTTGATCGAGAAGTATAAGAACCGATCCCGGTTTTACTTATTGGTCAGGTGTAGGTACATTGTGAAGGAGGTACAACAAGTGACGAGGGACATAGGAAGGTCCTTGGCTGCCCTATCTCTCGCAAACACCGAAGTCTTGTCTAACATTTCAGATCAGGTAAATAGGCTGCAGAATGAAATGCAGAGAGTGGAGCTTGAAACTTCGCATTCTCAGCTCCAAATAATCGACAAGTTAAACCAGGGCATTAAGGACCAAAAATGGGATCAAGGCTTTGCGAATGACATGCTTGAAGAAATAGCACGTGCCGTTGGTGTAAATGTTGAGCCATCTGCGATAAATGAGGAATTGGAAAGTTTcaggaaggaaaaggaagaagccGTACAACGAAAGGAAAAGGCTGAAGAATATTTCTTGCAACAGGTTATTGCGCTGCTCTCTCGGGCGGATGCCGCAATTAATTACGAAGAATTAAGAACCCGCTATCTCCAAAGATTCCAGGTCATTGTGGGTTATgatgaaagggaaaaacaaatccCTCCACTGAATGCCTTTTTTTGTCCTATAAATTGGACAATAATGGTTGATCCTGTGAGCCTTTGCACTGGTACCACCTGTGAAAGAGCGGCCATCAAGGCTTGGCTTGAGCTTGGCGAGAGAACTGATCCCGGAACAGGAAAGGTTCTTCAGGACACTTCTCTGAGGTCAAACCTTCTGCTGAGACAGTCGATAGAAGAATGGAGAGAGCTTAATTACTGTCTGAGAATCAGATGCTGCAAAAGTAACTTGTCATCTGGTTCTGATGAGTTGGTGAAAGAGGCTCTCTGCCAAGTTCAAGAACTTGTGAGAGAAGATTCTGTTAACAAGGATTGGATCTTCATAGGGGGACTGGCGGACATCATTATCTCTATTCTAGGGAACTCACACAGCAAAGATGTGAAGAGGAAGATACTTATTACCTTAAAGGAGGTCGTGAAAGGGCATGCAAAAAGTAAG GAGCAACTGGTTGAGTCCAAAGGTTGGGATTACATCATTCCTTGTTTGGGGCGTGATCCAAGCATCTCAAAGCCAGCTGTCGCGTTGTTATTTGAGCTATTGCAAGATAGATCTGGTTGGAATGTGTCTGCATGCGAGAAACTGTCTCAGCAGTGCAGCgctattcttttccttgtaacACTTTTGAGAGGGCCGGAGACGGAATCGGCAGAGTATGCCAAGAAGATCTTGGATAAGTTGCTTGATGTGGATGAGGAGAACATATCTCGTGCTGCTAGGTCAGGCTGGTACAATCCGCTTGTCGATCGCATAGTTCAAG GTCCACAGTCATCGAGAACGTCAATGGTGAGATCTCTGGTCAATATGGAATTGGTCGATGCTAATCTGGAGATCATTGGTAAGATGGGGATAATACCACCTTTGCTTGAGATGCTATCGGACAGATCTGAATCAAAGGAGCTGTCTCTCCGTGCGCTGGTCAAGCTATCAAGTTGCGTCGCCAACAAAGAACTTCTATCTGCTTCCGATGGGGTCTCTCTTGTTATAAAACTAATGTTCACATCCCACGAGCGTCCAGCTATAATAATCAAATGCTGTGAACTCCTTGAGAAACTCACTTTTGATAAAGATGGGATCAAATTCCTTGTCGatggaagaggcattcaactCGAGTTAGAACCGATCATAACTGGCATGTTGGCATTTCAACATAGTGCCAGCTCAACCCATGTGCGGAGACCAGCCTTGCGTGTGATTCTAGCTATTTGCAACTCCGAACCCGAACTGGTCAAGAAGGCAGTTTTGGCTGCAAATGGAATATCCATAGTCCTTCCACTCATCGATGACTCAGACTCAGAAATCCGTGAAGTTGCAATAaatcttctcttcctcttttcacAGCACGAGCTGCAAGGAGTTGTCGAGTACCTTCTCAGGCCGAGGAGATTGGAGGCCTTGGTGGGGTTTCTTGAGAATGAAGATAAGAGTGATGTGCAGATGGCAGCAGCTGGCTTACTGGCCAATCTTCCAAAATCAGAAGTATCGCTGACTACGAGGCTAATCGAGTTGGATGGAGTTGAAAAAATTGTGAAAGTATTGAGATCAGGAACCATGGAAGCAAAAGAGAATGCCCTGAGCACTCTCTTCAGGTTCACAGACCCCACAGATGTGGAGTCACAGCGTATTGTGGTCGAGCAAGGAGTTTATCCTCTATTAGTAAACTTTCTCCGGGTCGGTTCTGTGACGGCCATGGCAAGAGCAGCAGCTCTCATTGGTAACCTGTCATCGAGCACTCCAAGGCTCGTTATGGCCACTAAACCTAGCTTTTGCTGGTGTTTCAGTGCACGTGTGCCCCTATGCCCGGCCCATGGCGGCAAATGTAGTGTTGCCTCCACATTCTGTCTCCTGGAGGCCAATGCTTTGCGTGATTTAGTTGAACTCTTGAGCATACAGGTTCATGCAACAGCATACGAAGCAATTCAGGCACTTTCCACGCTGGTGAGGGAAGGATCTCCCAACAGAGGCACAAGCGTTCTGCACGAAGCCAATGCAATCAAGCCCATCTTGGAGATCTTGACGTGGGGAACGGATTCACTCAAGGAAGAGGCCTTGGGATTCCTGGAGAAGATTTTCTGCTCAAAGGATATAGTGGAACACTATGGATCAACTGCTAAATTGCTTCTCATTCGCATGACTGGCCAGAACATTCATGATGAAAGTCATATTGGAAGGAGGGCCGCCCGGGTTTTGTCGCTGTTGGAACGATACTCAAAATCGTCAATATCTATTCTTCCAGGAATATAA
- the LOC115750338 gene encoding LOW QUALITY PROTEIN: CBL-interacting serine/threonine-protein kinase 4-like (The sequence of the model RefSeq protein was modified relative to this genomic sequence to represent the inferred CDS: inserted 2 bases in 1 codon): MAVTWIHTTRVTLAWAHESPGVAPPMAALADGRRSSWLATITLSQPPPPPPPAVHGTATTASATASTSRPRLPVHHHXLQNKYQPGRLLGRGSFAKVYQAPSLADNTHVAIKVINKDKYALKSPAFEPRILREVAAMRRLRSHPNIFRIHEVMATRSRIYLVMELAAGGELFSRIVRRGRFAEPAARRYFQQLVSALNYRHENGVAHRDVKPQNPLLDHKGNTKVSDFGSSALPERLRDGLLHTARGTPAFAAPEVICRHGYDGPKADAWSCGVILYMLLCGYMPFDDNNLITMYKRIHKRDYRFPDWIAKPAKHIIHQLLDPNPKTRMSLQALAATSWFKKSLPLKSHNSFADIEHLLAGEKDCSDFDVGPSLNAFDLISMSSGLDLSGLFEIDTRNERRFVSNASMEVIMGKLKEVGGRLGYSVERGKGRSVILGKGRLVLAVEVVEVVEKAVLVEAKVVVDGGGEFEEAHWGDWKVGLEDIVVSWHEEVS, from the exons ATGGCCGTGACTTGGATTCACACGACCCGGGTAACTCTCGCTTGGGCTCACGAGTCGCCGGGGGTCGCCCCACCCATGGCAGCCTTGGCCGATGGCCGCAGATCTAGTTGGCTGGCGACTATAAccttg tcccaaccaccaccaccaccaccaccagcagTCCATGGAACCGCCACCACCGCTTCCGCCACCGCTTCCACCAGCCGCCCCCGCCTCCCGGTCCACCACCA GCTCCAAAACAAGTATCAACCGGGCCGCCTCCTCGGCCGGGGCAGCTTCGCGAAGGTCTACCAAGCCCCGTCCCTCGCCGACAACACCCACGTCGCGATAAAAGTCATCAACAAGGACAAGTACGCTCTCAAGTCCCCCGCCTTCGAGCCCCGGATCCTCCGCGAGGTTGCCGCCATGCGGCGGCTCCGGTCCCACCCCAACATCTTCCGGATCCACGAGGTGATGGCGACCCGGTCCCGCATCTACCTCGTCATGGAGCTCGCCGCCGGCGGCGAGCTCTTCTCCCGGATCGTCCGCCGCGGCCGGTTCGCCGAGCCGGCCGCCCGCCGCTACTTCCAGCAGCTCGTGTCGGCCCTCAACTATCGCCACGAGAACGGCGTCGCGCACCGGGACGTCAAGCCGCAGAACCCGCTGCTGGACCACAAGGGGAATACGAAGGTGTCGGACTTCGGCTCGTCTGCACTGCCGGAGCGGCTACGGGACGGCTTGCTACACACCGCCCGCGGGACCCCGGCTTTCGCGGCTCCCGAG GTTATTTGCCGGCATGGCTACGACGGTCCCAAGGCGGACGCTTGGTCTTGCGGCGTTATCTTGTACATGCTGCTGTGCGGCTACATGCCCTTCGACGACAACAACCTCATCACCATGTACAAGAGAATCCACAAGAGGGACTACCGGTTCCCCGATTGGATTGCCAAGCCGGCGAAACACATCATCCACCAGCTTCTCGATCCCAATCCCAAGACGAGAATGAGCTTGCAAGCTTTGGCGGCCACTTCTTGGTTCAAGAAATCGCTCCCTTTGAAGTCCCACAATAGCTTCGCAGACATCGAACACTTGTTAGCCGGTGAAAAGGATTGTAGTGACTTCGATGTCGGTCCGAGCCTAAATGCGTTCGACCTTATTTCCATGTCGTCGGGTCTCGATTTGTCCGGGCTTTTCGAGATTGATACTAGGAACGAGAGGAGGTTCGTGTCCAATGCTTCCATGGAGGTGATAATGGGGAAGTTGAAGGAGGTTGGTGGGAGATTAGGGTACAGTGTGGAGAGAGGGAAGGGAAGGAGCGTTATCTTGGGGAAAGGGAGGTTGGTTTTGGCGGTGGAAGTGGTGGAGGTTGTGGAGAAGGCGGTGTTGGTGGAGGCAAAGGTGGTGGTCGACGGTGGCGGCGAGTTTGAGGAGGCTCATTGGGGGGACTGGAAGGTCGGGCTCGAGGACATCGTCGTCTCATG gcacGAGGAAGTTTCTTGA